The following are from one region of the Halomonas qaidamensis genome:
- a CDS encoding universal stress protein, giving the protein MTDQVLAAIDGSQYAEGVCDYAAWASLAMDAPLTFVHVVDNHSEIPEEQNLSGNLRFGARERLMKELSDLDEQRAKVNREQGKLMLEAAKERAIKDGVSDPITRQLNGTLVETLVELEKDVRLLVVGKRGETAHQASGHLGSNLERVVREMHRPILMVPKTFKRPEKILMAFDGSKTARKGVEMLARSPLFVGTECHVLIIGAETAERRSELEWALSTLREAGHQAEGAIRAGEVDEALQAYEKEHIIDLLVMGAYGHSRIRHLLVGSTTTAMLRGSRIPVLILR; this is encoded by the coding sequence ATGACTGATCAAGTATTAGCCGCGATTGACGGCTCCCAGTATGCAGAAGGCGTCTGCGATTACGCCGCCTGGGCAAGCTTGGCCATGGATGCACCGTTAACCTTTGTGCATGTGGTCGACAACCATTCTGAAATACCCGAAGAGCAGAATCTTTCCGGCAACCTGCGATTCGGTGCCCGCGAACGGTTAATGAAAGAGCTTTCCGACCTTGATGAGCAGCGCGCCAAGGTGAATCGCGAGCAGGGCAAGCTAATGCTGGAGGCGGCCAAAGAACGGGCGATAAAGGATGGGGTCAGCGACCCCATCACTCGCCAGCTCAACGGTACCCTAGTTGAAACGTTAGTAGAGCTTGAAAAAGACGTGCGATTGCTGGTGGTGGGTAAGCGCGGTGAAACCGCTCACCAGGCCAGTGGCCATCTTGGCTCTAACCTTGAGCGGGTAGTGCGTGAGATGCACCGCCCGATCCTGATGGTGCCGAAAACCTTCAAGCGGCCTGAAAAAATATTGATGGCCTTTGACGGCAGTAAAACAGCCCGTAAAGGCGTCGAGATGCTGGCCCGTTCACCGCTCTTCGTAGGCACCGAGTGCCATGTGCTGATCATCGGTGCAGAAACGGCTGAACGCCGCTCTGAGCTTGAATGGGCGTTAAGCACGTTGCGTGAAGCGGGCCACCAAGCCGAAGGCGCTATTCGTGCTGGCGAGGTAGACGAAGCGCTACAAGCCTACGAAAAAGAGCACATCATTGACCTGCTGGTGATGGGCGCCTACGGGCATTCCCGTATTCGCCACTTACTGGTAGGTAGTACAACCACGGCCATGCTACGTGGTAGCCGCATACCGGTGCTGATTTTGCGCTGA
- a CDS encoding potassium/proton antiporter: MDAIYTFFLVGGSLMALSILASRLSSMMGVPLLLIFLGLGMLAGEEGLLGVEFDDYSMAFTIGHLALAMILLDGGLRTRLKTFRVGFRPALSLATFGVFITSAIVGVIAMWVFDLSLAQGLLVGAIVGSTDAAAVFSMLSGRGVNLNERVGATLEIESGTNDPMAIFLTLMLVELLVGDIGGIAETLLFFISQFGIGLVVGIGGGWISAKLLRWLDLAPGLYAMLALALGFSVFGLTSVLGGSGFLAIYLAGLMIGNQPGRHLNFILPVHDGLAWLSQIGLFLVLGLLVTPSQLWEVALPAGLVALALIFVARPLAVLITIKPFFKFRWRETFFIAWVGLRGAVPIVLAIFPLIGGVENASLYFNVAFAVVLMSLLIQGGSLTFMARWLKVEVPIGTTPNRRGPLGILPDNDFEMFVYVVENEDLEDVPIRLLRFPSGALISALFRNHVMLHPKGSTRLKLNDVICVIGRTEDLVALNRLFNGDAKLKQERAFFGTFTLDGEAKMQDIAQAYGLTLSPGEQDMTLAEFISLRVGGHPVVGDDVDWHGIHWVVSEMEGGNITRVGLRLY; the protein is encoded by the coding sequence ATGGACGCAATTTACACGTTCTTCTTAGTAGGCGGTTCCTTGATGGCGCTCAGTATTCTTGCGAGTCGCCTTTCCTCCATGATGGGTGTTCCGCTACTACTGATTTTCCTAGGGCTTGGCATGCTAGCGGGGGAAGAGGGCCTGCTAGGAGTCGAGTTTGACGATTACTCCATGGCGTTCACGATTGGTCATCTGGCGCTTGCCATGATTTTGCTAGATGGCGGCCTTCGTACCCGATTAAAAACCTTTCGCGTCGGCTTTAGGCCAGCACTCTCATTAGCCACCTTTGGCGTCTTTATCACCAGCGCTATTGTTGGTGTTATTGCTATGTGGGTGTTTGATCTCTCTTTAGCGCAAGGGTTACTTGTTGGTGCGATTGTCGGTTCTACCGATGCTGCAGCCGTGTTCTCAATGTTGAGTGGCCGTGGGGTCAACCTTAACGAGCGGGTAGGGGCCACGCTCGAAATTGAATCGGGTACCAACGACCCGATGGCTATTTTCCTTACGCTGATGTTGGTCGAACTGTTGGTTGGTGATATTGGTGGCATTGCTGAAACACTGCTGTTCTTCATTTCCCAGTTTGGTATTGGTTTAGTGGTTGGTATTGGCGGTGGCTGGATAAGCGCTAAGCTGCTGCGTTGGTTAGATCTAGCCCCCGGTCTTTATGCCATGCTAGCGCTGGCGCTTGGGTTTAGCGTATTTGGATTAACCAGTGTGCTTGGTGGCAGCGGCTTCCTGGCAATTTATTTAGCAGGGTTGATGATTGGTAATCAGCCTGGGCGGCACCTTAACTTTATTCTTCCGGTACACGATGGATTGGCCTGGTTGAGCCAGATTGGTTTATTCCTGGTGTTGGGCTTACTCGTTACGCCAAGCCAGCTCTGGGAAGTGGCCTTGCCAGCAGGGCTAGTCGCGCTAGCTCTGATTTTTGTTGCACGGCCGCTGGCGGTATTGATCACCATTAAGCCGTTTTTCAAATTCCGCTGGCGAGAGACTTTCTTTATTGCCTGGGTTGGCTTGCGCGGTGCGGTGCCTATCGTGCTGGCTATCTTCCCCTTAATCGGCGGGGTAGAGAATGCGTCGTTGTACTTTAACGTGGCGTTCGCGGTGGTACTTATGTCGCTGCTTATCCAGGGCGGCTCGCTAACCTTTATGGCGCGGTGGTTAAAAGTAGAAGTGCCTATAGGCACGACGCCAAATCGCCGAGGTCCTCTTGGCATACTGCCAGATAACGATTTTGAGATGTTTGTCTATGTGGTCGAAAATGAAGACTTAGAAGACGTTCCCATTCGGCTACTGCGTTTCCCCTCAGGCGCGTTGATTTCGGCACTATTTCGCAACCACGTTATGCTCCACCCGAAAGGAAGCACGCGACTGAAGTTAAATGACGTCATTTGCGTTATTGGCCGTACTGAAGATCTCGTCGCGCTTAATCGCTTATTCAATGGAGATGCAAAGCTCAAACAAGAGCGAGCCTTCTTCGGCACCTTCACTTTAGATGGCGAGGCGAAAATGCAAGATATTGCCCAAGCCTATGGTTTAACCTTAAGCCCAGGCGAGCAAGACATGACGCTTGCAGAATTTATCTCGCTACGTGTCGGCGGTCACCCTGTGGTTGGTGACGATGTCGACTGGCATGGCATTCACTGGGTGGTAAGTGAAATGGAAGGCGGGAACATTACCCGTGTCGGCTTAAGGCTCTACTAA
- a CDS encoding HelD family protein, which produces MDTKTNISQRDAEHRQLMHTLERIDLNIEDINQRLAAYAEDIQAQKEYLWTSRDEMDHIEKISARESIEQAVMTGDNALARRHKLEKLRHSPYFGRFDFAQRGASEATPAPIYIGIHHFYDDLAGQSRIHDWRAPIASLFYDYETGPASYHSPRGEISGHITLKRQFRIKKASIELMIDSDVHVVDDVLQDTLSQASDDTMKNIVATIQRDQNAIIRNDEAHTLIIQGVAGSGKTSIALHRIAFLLYRFKDTLTSEDILIISPNQVFSDYIANVLPELGEETVNQVGMETLADELLDSQYRFETFFEQTTALLEKNDEAMKARLHFKASPEFLKELDRYAADVEAKRFKAKDIWIARRLVPGWLLEEVFKKHRNLPTNERLKQVSWEIEQKIGNQYNYDLAPDERKTLKATIKGMLQQKTLRETYKAFYTWLGNPELFKTASRGRLEYADVFPLIYLKMRLEGVHSRWRNAKHLLIDEMQDYTPVQYAVIGQLFRCKKTVLGDSYQSVNPYSASKAEQIRQVLRQSMYVTLNKSYRSSIEITRFAQHIAYNPDLEPIERHGKSPAIHRCASRKQSHTAIQQLAQEFAASTHNTLGIVCKTQKQASLVFKALEGQFDKIQLLTEQSTAFGQGIIICTAHMAKGLEFDRVIVPEVTATHYATDMERNLLYVACTRAMHQLDLTYHDQPSPFIEELESHQFQAA; this is translated from the coding sequence ATGGATACCAAAACCAACATCTCTCAACGCGACGCTGAACACCGACAGTTAATGCACACCCTTGAACGCATTGATCTAAACATAGAAGACATTAACCAACGTCTAGCGGCTTATGCAGAGGACATACAGGCCCAGAAAGAGTATTTATGGACAAGCCGGGATGAGATGGATCACATCGAGAAAATCTCCGCTCGCGAGTCAATTGAGCAAGCGGTGATGACTGGCGACAATGCCTTGGCACGCCGCCATAAACTCGAAAAGCTCAGGCACTCACCCTATTTTGGTCGCTTCGATTTTGCCCAGCGGGGCGCCTCTGAAGCGACTCCCGCCCCCATTTATATCGGCATCCACCACTTTTACGACGATCTGGCCGGTCAAAGCCGTATACATGATTGGCGTGCGCCCATTGCATCACTTTTTTACGATTACGAAACAGGCCCCGCCAGCTATCATAGCCCGAGAGGCGAGATTAGCGGCCACATTACTCTTAAGCGACAGTTCAGAATAAAGAAAGCCAGCATTGAACTGATGATCGATAGCGATGTTCACGTGGTCGATGATGTACTCCAGGACACGCTGAGCCAAGCGTCTGACGACACGATGAAGAACATCGTTGCCACCATTCAGCGTGATCAAAATGCGATTATCCGTAACGACGAAGCCCACACTCTGATTATTCAAGGCGTGGCGGGCTCTGGAAAGACCTCGATTGCGCTGCACCGGATTGCTTTTCTGCTTTATCGATTTAAAGACACCCTCACCTCAGAAGATATCTTAATTATCTCGCCCAACCAGGTCTTTTCCGACTACATCGCCAACGTGCTGCCCGAGCTAGGCGAAGAGACCGTAAATCAAGTGGGTATGGAAACACTGGCTGACGAGTTGCTCGACAGCCAGTACCGGTTTGAAACATTTTTTGAACAAACCACGGCGCTACTGGAAAAGAACGACGAGGCTATGAAGGCGCGCCTGCATTTCAAAGCCTCACCCGAGTTTCTTAAAGAGCTTGATCGTTACGCGGCCGACGTAGAAGCGAAACGCTTTAAGGCTAAGGATATTTGGATTGCTCGGCGATTAGTGCCTGGCTGGCTACTGGAAGAAGTGTTTAAAAAGCATCGCAACCTACCTACCAATGAGCGCCTAAAACAGGTGAGCTGGGAAATAGAGCAGAAAATTGGCAATCAATATAATTATGATTTAGCGCCTGACGAGCGCAAGACACTCAAAGCCACTATTAAGGGCATGCTGCAGCAGAAAACCCTGCGCGAAACCTACAAGGCGTTTTACACCTGGCTGGGTAACCCCGAACTGTTCAAGACAGCTTCCAGGGGGCGGCTTGAGTACGCCGACGTATTCCCGCTGATCTATTTAAAGATGCGCTTGGAGGGAGTCCATTCACGGTGGCGGAATGCCAAGCATCTATTAATCGATGAAATGCAGGACTATACCCCCGTACAGTACGCGGTTATCGGCCAGCTGTTTCGTTGCAAAAAAACCGTGCTAGGCGATAGCTACCAATCGGTTAACCCTTATAGCGCCTCGAAAGCCGAGCAGATACGCCAAGTGCTGCGTCAATCCATGTACGTGACACTCAACAAAAGCTACCGCTCCAGTATTGAAATAACTCGCTTCGCCCAGCATATCGCCTATAACCCCGATTTAGAGCCGATTGAGCGTCATGGCAAATCGCCTGCTATTCACCGCTGCGCCTCACGCAAGCAGTCGCACACAGCCATTCAGCAGCTAGCCCAAGAGTTTGCAGCCTCAACACATAATACCTTGGGTATTGTGTGCAAAACCCAAAAGCAGGCCAGCCTTGTTTTTAAAGCGTTAGAAGGACAATTCGATAAGATACAGTTGCTCACTGAACAAAGCACCGCGTTTGGACAGGGCATTATTATCTGTACCGCCCATATGGCGAAGGGCTTGGAATTTGACCGTGTTATTGTGCCCGAGGTAACGGCCACCCATTACGCAACGGATATGGAGCGCAACTTACTCTACGTGGCCTGTACACGGGCAATGCATCAGCTTGACCTTACTTACCACGATCAGCCCTCGCCGTTTATCGAAGAGCTAGAAAGCCATCAATTTCAAGCGGCCTAA
- a CDS encoding 3'-5' exonuclease family protein — translation MRNMPLIFIDIETTGTRATRDRITEIAAFKVVNGHITDRWVSLINPGTSVPSHICQLTGIYDDMLIDAPSFYTIAPSLREWLGEDCLVAHNARFDASFLRNEFKRVGINYQPQLRCTLRISRRLMPELPKHNLRSLLAHFNIHQARQHRAEDDATALWQLWKVWQQQFDAASWQAALADEQRHRSLPAHLASEQLTGLPASPGVYLFYGHNRLPLYVGKSINLRSRVLGHFQRDHQDDKEMRLVQQIQHIEWEETPGDLSAQLREAELVKELMPIMNRQLRRQGHLKTWYWPTDQPCPTLVSGKAISQPQSGKLFGLFRSAKEAKAALRSIAETHQLCPQVLGIDKGTGRCFANQLGKCRGACCGQEPLESHSQRAQEALASFQVNTWPWPGRIIIREKSRKNGPTSHHVIDHWCYLGSATTKQRALGLKGVAAKFDVDTYRILNRFLREPERHNLTISPL, via the coding sequence ATGAGAAATATGCCGCTGATTTTTATTGATATCGAGACAACAGGCACTCGTGCGACGAGGGATCGAATAACCGAAATTGCGGCCTTCAAGGTAGTGAACGGTCACATAACGGATCGCTGGGTCAGCCTGATTAATCCTGGCACTAGCGTGCCCTCTCACATCTGCCAACTCACCGGCATTTATGATGACATGCTAATTGATGCACCCTCGTTTTATACCATTGCTCCCAGCTTGCGCGAATGGCTTGGTGAAGATTGCTTGGTAGCCCACAATGCGCGATTTGACGCCAGCTTTTTGCGCAACGAATTCAAACGTGTCGGTATCAACTACCAGCCGCAGCTGCGCTGCACACTGCGCATTTCCCGCCGTTTAATGCCTGAACTGCCTAAGCACAATCTCCGAAGCTTATTGGCTCACTTCAATATTCATCAAGCCCGCCAGCACCGAGCAGAGGATGATGCCACTGCCCTTTGGCAGCTGTGGAAAGTCTGGCAGCAGCAATTTGACGCTGCCAGTTGGCAAGCCGCCCTTGCTGATGAACAACGCCACCGCAGCCTACCCGCCCACTTAGCCAGCGAACAGCTAACTGGGCTGCCTGCCTCGCCTGGGGTTTATTTGTTTTATGGCCACAACCGCCTTCCGCTGTACGTTGGCAAAAGCATTAATTTACGCAGCCGAGTTCTTGGCCATTTCCAACGCGACCACCAAGACGACAAAGAAATGCGCCTTGTCCAGCAAATACAGCATATTGAATGGGAGGAAACCCCTGGCGACTTAAGCGCCCAGCTAAGAGAAGCTGAACTGGTTAAAGAGCTGATGCCGATTATGAATCGCCAACTGCGCCGTCAGGGGCATTTAAAAACATGGTACTGGCCAACTGACCAACCTTGCCCAACGCTGGTCAGCGGCAAGGCGATCAGCCAGCCTCAGTCGGGAAAGCTGTTTGGGCTGTTTCGCAGCGCCAAAGAAGCTAAAGCTGCGCTACGCAGTATTGCCGAAACACATCAGCTTTGCCCGCAAGTGCTAGGAATAGATAAAGGAACAGGACGGTGTTTTGCTAACCAGTTAGGCAAATGTAGAGGCGCCTGCTGTGGACAGGAGCCCCTTGAAAGCCACTCACAGCGCGCCCAAGAAGCACTAGCATCTTTTCAAGTCAACACATGGCCTTGGCCAGGCCGCATTATTATTCGCGAGAAAAGCCGTAAAAACGGCCCAACCAGCCATCATGTAATCGACCACTGGTGCTATTTAGGCAGCGCCACAACCAAACAGCGTGCCCTTGGGCTAAAAGGCGTCGCTGCCAAATTTGATGTAGATACCTATCGCATTCTAAACCGCTTTTTACGTGAACCAGAGCGACACAACCTGACAATATCGCCGCTCTAA
- a CDS encoding alpha/beta fold hydrolase produces the protein MTDDARVDLYIIDLPDESGSDDQLPIVVIHGLLGSADNWRSHLKVWQRSRRVIAVDLRNHGRSPHAEGMSYTAMSQDVLAALDKLGIERAHVLGHSMGGKVAITLARMNPERCASLMVADIAPVAYQHGHDDVFAALERVKAGKPTNRREADALLAEHVDSRPTRLFLATNLVRNEQGEMEVRVGLDEIQRGYEAIIGKPDGDRAFEGPTLVLKGADSHYVADDMLPALREVLPRARVVALKNAGHWLHADQPEAFQQAVDTFIAAHS, from the coding sequence ATGACTGATGATGCCCGTGTTGATCTTTATATTATCGATTTGCCCGACGAATCAGGTAGCGACGATCAACTACCTATTGTGGTGATCCACGGTTTATTGGGTAGTGCCGATAACTGGCGTTCGCATTTAAAGGTTTGGCAGCGCAGTAGGCGGGTCATTGCTGTGGATCTTCGTAACCACGGCCGTTCACCTCATGCAGAAGGTATGAGCTATACCGCTATGAGCCAAGATGTGTTGGCGGCGCTCGATAAGCTTGGGATCGAACGCGCGCATGTACTGGGTCACTCCATGGGCGGGAAGGTGGCTATTACGCTGGCGCGTATGAACCCTGAACGCTGTGCGTCACTGATGGTGGCAGATATCGCCCCGGTAGCTTATCAGCATGGCCACGACGATGTATTTGCTGCACTCGAACGGGTAAAAGCGGGTAAGCCCACTAATCGCCGTGAAGCTGACGCCTTGTTGGCTGAGCATGTCGACTCCCGTCCAACTCGACTGTTTCTTGCCACCAATTTAGTGCGCAATGAGCAAGGTGAGATGGAGGTGCGGGTTGGGTTAGATGAAATTCAACGTGGTTATGAAGCGATTATTGGCAAACCTGATGGTGACCGCGCTTTTGAAGGGCCGACACTGGTACTTAAAGGCGCTGATTCGCACTACGTGGCTGATGATATGTTGCCAGCGCTGCGCGAAGTACTGCCCCGCGCAAGAGTAGTGGCACTTAAAAACGCTGGGCATTGGCTTCACGCTGATCAGCCAGAGGCGTTTCAGCAAGCCGTTGATACGTTTATTGCTGCCCACTCGTAG
- a CDS encoding ABC transporter substrate-binding protein, with protein sequence MLNAFWRVRSLVFITLSFFLLFSISATYANTENESVNNSEPLTLDGEISLPPELWTHSDNETAAEMGEQGEQQEEAPSMALAPPPPLDPPPLKQLLLMLDWYVSPQHAALIVAKQRGLFAAQGLELELLTPADPSIAIKLLTAGEVDLALTRQPLLHLHAHDGAAITRIGTLIETPLNAVIVAGDVPTNETTDQLAGLHYGFSTREGRDVLVDQLVPTSLRQIDDFNPPESVHFDAASALREGRVNAIADGFYLTLPQQLASEGIVTHTVRYHDIDVPRHDGLILLANSDTVTRRAATWSRVLIALEEASNWIIENPEAAWSLLISSHPVLDNAINEAAWDDLMRRIAISPAALDARRYAAFERYLQQSGITETALPISRLAVNPHALIDIR encoded by the coding sequence ATGTTGAACGCTTTTTGGCGTGTCCGTTCACTAGTATTTATTACATTGAGCTTCTTTTTATTATTTTCAATTTCAGCCACTTACGCAAACACAGAAAACGAGTCGGTTAATAACAGTGAACCATTAACGCTTGATGGCGAAATATCTCTGCCCCCTGAGCTGTGGACACACTCTGACAATGAAACAGCAGCGGAAATGGGCGAACAAGGAGAACAACAGGAAGAGGCGCCCAGTATGGCTCTTGCACCACCTCCGCCATTGGACCCACCGCCCTTAAAGCAGCTCCTTTTAATGCTAGATTGGTATGTTAGCCCGCAACACGCTGCCTTAATTGTGGCAAAGCAGCGCGGTTTGTTTGCTGCCCAAGGTCTCGAGCTTGAATTATTAACGCCTGCAGACCCCTCCATTGCGATCAAGCTATTGACTGCGGGAGAGGTCGATCTGGCGTTAACGCGCCAGCCGTTGTTGCATTTACACGCTCACGATGGCGCTGCTATTACCCGCATAGGAACGCTGATTGAGACACCGCTAAATGCTGTCATCGTGGCGGGAGATGTCCCAACAAACGAAACTACCGACCAACTTGCAGGCTTGCACTATGGCTTTTCTACCCGCGAAGGGCGTGATGTGCTAGTGGATCAACTGGTGCCTACCTCACTTCGCCAAATCGACGATTTTAACCCGCCTGAAAGTGTCCATTTCGATGCTGCCAGTGCCCTACGCGAAGGGCGCGTTAATGCCATTGCCGATGGCTTTTATCTCACGCTGCCACAACAACTGGCGTCAGAGGGCATTGTCACCCACACCGTGCGTTATCACGATATTGATGTGCCACGTCATGACGGCTTGATACTGCTGGCAAATAGCGACACAGTCACAAGACGAGCAGCCACTTGGTCAAGGGTACTTATTGCCCTGGAAGAAGCCAGCAATTGGATTATTGAAAACCCAGAAGCCGCGTGGTCACTGCTAATTAGCAGCCACCCTGTACTGGATAATGCAATTAACGAAGCCGCCTGGGACGATCTAATGCGACGTATAGCCATTAGTCCGGCAGCACTTGATGCCCGGCGTTATGCAGCTTTCGAGCGCTATCTTCAACAGTCAGGTATTACCGAAACGGCACTGCCGATATCACGACTGGCCGTTAACCCCCATGCGTTGATCGATATACGCTGA
- a CDS encoding 7-cyano-7-deazaguanine/7-aminomethyl-7-deazaguanine transporter, whose translation MFALTDTQHRRCLLVMVAFHIGIIAASNYLVQLPFTLFGFHTTWGAFSFPFIFLATDLTVRLFGKGPARSIILRVMFPALVISYVVSVIFPRGSFAGIEALGEWNLFVARIALASFLAYVLGQLLDVQVFDRLRQWAWWVAPVCSTVLGNLADTFAFFSTAFYNSPDPFMAEHWVEIAVVDYAIKLGISLLFFLPLYGLLLAWLTRRLVVWTGQTDASPRTA comes from the coding sequence ATGTTTGCATTAACCGACACCCAGCACCGCCGTTGCCTCCTGGTAATGGTTGCATTTCATATTGGTATAATTGCCGCCAGTAATTATCTGGTTCAGTTGCCATTTACCTTGTTTGGTTTTCATACCACTTGGGGCGCGTTCAGTTTCCCCTTTATTTTCCTGGCAACTGACTTAACGGTTCGTTTGTTCGGTAAAGGGCCTGCTCGCTCCATTATATTGCGCGTTATGTTTCCAGCGCTGGTGATTTCCTACGTTGTTTCGGTAATTTTTCCGCGGGGAAGTTTTGCCGGTATCGAAGCCTTAGGTGAGTGGAACTTATTTGTTGCCCGTATTGCGTTAGCTAGCTTCCTTGCTTACGTGCTAGGCCAGTTACTCGATGTTCAAGTGTTTGATCGGCTGCGTCAGTGGGCGTGGTGGGTAGCTCCCGTGTGTTCTACCGTGCTAGGCAACCTAGCGGATACGTTTGCTTTCTTTTCTACCGCGTTTTACAACAGTCCAGACCCTTTTATGGCGGAACATTGGGTAGAAATAGCAGTGGTTGACTACGCCATTAAGCTCGGCATTAGTCTCTTGTTCTTCCTGCCATTATATGGCTTGTTGCTCGCGTGGTTAACGCGTCGACTAGTGGTGTGGACAGGGCAAACTGACGCATCGCCCCGGACCGCATAA
- a CDS encoding SulP family inorganic anion transporter has protein sequence MYEKFKQSWLSNLKGDTLAGIVVALALIPEAIAFSIIAGVDPKVGLYASFAICVIIAFTGGRSGMVSAATGAMALLMITLVKEHGLEYLLATTILTGVLQIIAGYLKLAELMRFVSRSVVTGFVNALAILIFMAQLPELTDVTWHVYAMTLAGLAIIYGFPYVPVIGKAIPSPLVCIVVLTVVYMMTGMEIRSVGDMGELPDSLPMFLWPDVPLNLETLMIILPTALMLTVVGLLESMMTATIIDDLTDTKSDKNRECKGQGIANIGSGLIGGMAGCAMIGQSVINIKSGGRRRTSTLIAGISLLLMVVFLADWVSQIPMAALVAVMIMVAIGTFSWESIRDLKKHPMSTNFVMVATVIVTVGTHNLAIGVFVGVLLAAMFFANKVGNIMYIGSKEIEPGKEREYEVVGQVFFASSERFIGAFDFKESIDKVTINLSRAHFWDITAVQALDRVVIKFRREGTEVEMIGLSEASATVVDRYAVHNDPEAVEKLMGGH, from the coding sequence ATGTACGAAAAGTTTAAACAATCTTGGCTCTCTAACCTCAAGGGCGACACCCTTGCGGGGATTGTCGTTGCGCTAGCGCTAATACCTGAAGCCATTGCGTTCTCAATTATTGCCGGTGTTGACCCCAAGGTCGGCCTGTACGCCTCGTTCGCTATCTGTGTGATTATCGCCTTTACCGGCGGTCGCTCTGGCATGGTGTCGGCAGCAACCGGCGCCATGGCACTTTTGATGATTACCCTGGTGAAAGAACACGGGTTGGAATACCTGCTAGCCACTACAATTTTAACTGGTGTGCTGCAAATTATTGCAGGTTATCTAAAGCTTGCTGAGCTGATGCGCTTTGTGTCGCGCTCGGTGGTGACTGGCTTCGTTAACGCGCTGGCCATCCTGATTTTTATGGCTCAGTTGCCCGAGTTAACTGACGTTACCTGGCACGTTTATGCCATGACCCTGGCTGGCTTAGCCATCATTTATGGCTTCCCCTATGTACCGGTGATAGGTAAAGCCATTCCTTCGCCACTGGTATGTATTGTCGTTCTCACCGTCGTGTACATGATGACCGGCATGGAAATTCGCAGCGTTGGTGATATGGGTGAACTGCCCGATAGCCTACCGATGTTCTTGTGGCCTGATGTGCCGCTGAACCTCGAAACGTTGATGATCATTCTGCCAACAGCGCTGATGCTGACTGTGGTGGGTCTGCTGGAGTCGATGATGACCGCAACGATCATCGATGATCTCACTGATACCAAAAGCGATAAGAACCGTGAGTGTAAAGGTCAGGGCATTGCCAATATTGGTTCAGGCCTCATTGGTGGTATGGCGGGGTGCGCCATGATAGGCCAGTCAGTGATCAACATTAAATCGGGCGGTCGTCGTCGTACCTCTACCTTGATTGCCGGTATATCACTACTACTGATGGTGGTGTTCTTGGCGGATTGGGTATCTCAGATTCCCATGGCGGCATTGGTTGCGGTAATGATCATGGTGGCGATCGGCACGTTTAGCTGGGAATCGATTCGCGACCTGAAAAAGCACCCCATGAGTACCAATTTCGTCATGGTGGCGACGGTTATCGTGACCGTAGGTACTCACAACTTGGCAATAGGCGTCTTTGTTGGTGTGCTATTGGCGGCGATGTTCTTTGCTAACAAAGTCGGCAACATTATGTATATCGGCTCTAAAGAAATCGAACCGGGTAAAGAGCGTGAATATGAAGTCGTCGGTCAGGTTTTTTTTGCCTCATCCGAGCGCTTTATAGGTGCGTTCGACTTCAAAGAGAGTATCGATAAAGTCACCATCAACCTTTCCCGCGCGCACTTCTGGGACATTACTGCCGTACAGGCGCTGGATCGCGTGGTGATTAAATTCCGCCGTGAAGGTACCGAGGTGGAAATGATCGGTTTGAGCGAAGCCAGCGCGACCGTGGTGGATCGCTATGCGGTTCATAACGACCCCGAAGCAGTTGAAAAACTGATGGGCGGCCACTAA